A single window of Leopardus geoffroyi isolate Oge1 chromosome D4, O.geoffroyi_Oge1_pat1.0, whole genome shotgun sequence DNA harbors:
- the LOC123592825 gene encoding olfactory receptor 13C7-like: MEVGNQSVVVEFVLLGLSDQPKLEKTFFAFILLMYLVILLGNGVLILVTILDSRLHTPMYFFLGNLSFLDICYTTSSIPLVLDGFLTPRKTISFSGCAMQMFLSFAMGATECVLLGMMAFDRYVAICNPLRYPVVMSKAVYVPMAISSWVAGGANSLVQISLAVQLPFCGDNVINHFTCEILAVLKLACADISINVISMGVANVIFLGVPVLFISGSYVFIIATILRIPSAEGRKKAFSTCSAHLTVVVIFYGTILFMYAKPKSKDPLGADKQDLSDKLISLFYGVLTPMLNPIIYSLRNKHVKVAVKTLVSQKCFA, encoded by the coding sequence atggAAGTGGGAAACCAATCTGTTGTAGTGGAATTTGTCTTGCTGGGGCTGTCAGATCAGCCAAAGCTTGAGAAAACGTTTTTTGCGTTTATCCTGTTGATGTACCTGGTGATCCTGCTGGGCAATGGGGTCCTCATCCTGGTGACCATCCTTGACTCCCGCCTGCAcacgcccatgtacttcttcctggggAACCTCTCCTTCCTGGACATCTGCTACACAACCTCTTCCATCCCTCTTGTCTTGGATGGCTTCCTCACTCCCAGGAAAACCATCTCCTTCTCAGGCTGTGCCATGCAGATGTTCCTCTCCTTTGCCATGGGAGCCACAGAGTGTGTGCTTCTGGGCATGATGGCATTTgatcgctatgtggccatctgtaaCCCCCTTAGGTACCCTGTGGTCATGAGCAAAGCTGTCTATGTGCCCATGGCTAtcagctcctgggtggctggtgGAGCCAACTCCTTGGTGCAGATCTCTCTTGCAGTACAATTACCCTTCTGTGGGGACAATGTCATCAACCATTTCACCTGTGAGATCCTGGCTGTCCTGAAGTTGGCCTGTGCTGACATCTCCATCAATGTGATCAGTATGGGGGTGGCCAATGTGATCTTCCTGGGGGTCCCAGTTCTGTTCATCTCTGGCTCTTATGTCTTCATCATTGCTACCATCCTGAGGATCCCTTCAGCTGAGGGGAGGAAAaaggccttctccacctgctctGCCCACCTCACTGTGGTGGTCATCTTCTATGGGACCATTCTTTTCATGTATGCAAAGCCCAAATCCAAGGACCCCCTGGGGGCAGATAAGCAGGACCTTTCAGACAAGCTTATATCCCTCTTCTATGGAGTGCTGACTCCCATGCTCAACCCCATCATCTACAGTCTCAGAAACAAGCATGTGAAGGTCGCTGTGAAGACTCTGGTGAGTCAGAAATGCTTTGCCTAG
- the LOC123592809 gene encoding olfactory receptor 13C7-like, with protein MEASNQSAVTEFVLLGLSAHPKLEKTFFVLILSMYLVILLGNGVLILVTILDSRLHTPMYFFLGNLSFLDICYTTSSVPLVLDGFLTPRKTISFSGCAMQMFLSFAMGATECVLLGMMAFDRYVAICNPLRYPVVMSKAVYVPMAISSWVAGGANSLVQISLAVQLPFCGDNVINHFICEILAVLKLACADISINVISMGVANVIFLGVPVLFIFVSYIFILTTILRIPSAEGRKKAFSTCSAHLTVVVVFYGTILFMYGKPKSKDPLGADKQDLSDKLISLFYGLLTPMLNPIIYSLRNKDVKTAVRYLVAQKHFTQ; from the coding sequence ATGGAAGCATCCAACCAATCTGCTGTGACAGAATTTGTTTTGCTTGGCCTCTCTGCCCATCCAAAACTAGAGAAAACGTTCTTTGTACTCATCCTGTCTATGTATCTGGTGATCCTGCTGGGCAATGGGGTCCTCATCCTGGTGACCATCCTTGACTCCCGCCTGCAcacgcccatgtacttcttcctggggAACCTCTCCTTCCTGGACATCTGCTACACAACCTCTTCAGTTCCTCTAGTCCTGGACGGCTTCCTCACTCCCAGGAAAACCATCTCCTTCTCAGGCTGTGCCATGCAGATGTTCCTCTCCTTTGCCATGGGAGCCACAGAGTGTGTGCTTCTGGGCATGATGGCATTTGATCGCTATGTGGCCATTTGTAACCCCCTTAGGTACCCTGTGGTCATGAGCAAGGCTGTCTATGTGCCCATGGCTAtcagctcctgggtggctggtgGAGCCAACTCCTTGGTGCAGATCTCTCTTGCAGTACAATTACCCTTCTGTGGGGACAATGTCATCAACCACTTCATCTGTGAGATCCTGGCTGTCCTGAAGTTGGCCTGTGCTGACATCTCCATCAATGTGATCAGTATGGGGGTGGCCAATGTGATCTTCCTGGGGGTCCCAGTTCTGTTCATCTTTGTCTCCTACATCttcatcctcaccaccatcctgAGGATCCCCTCAGCTGAGGGGAGGAAAaaggccttctccacctgctctGCCCACCTCACAGTCGTGGTCGTCTTCTACGGAACCATCCTCTTCATGTATGGGAAGCCCAAATCCAAGGACCCCCTGGGGGCAGACAAGCAGGACCTTTCAGACAAGCTCATCTCCCTCTTCTATGGACTTTTAACTCCTATGCTCAACCCCATCATCTATAGTCTGAGGAACAAGGATGTTAAGACCGCGGTgaggtacctggtggctcagaaACACTTCACCCAGTGA
- the LOC123592805 gene encoding olfactory receptor 13C7-like isoform X1 produces the protein MEHIKLNTSPVVGFILLGLSAHPRLEKTFFVLILLMYLVILLGNGVLILVTILDSHLHTPMYFFLGNLSFLDICYTTSSVPLILDSFLTPRKTISFSACFGQMFLSFAMGATECVLLGMMAFDRYVAICNPLRYSMVMNKAIYIPMAAGSWAAGITNSVVQTSQAMRLPFCGDNVINHFTCEILAVLKLACADISINVISMVVANVIFLGVPVLFIFVSYVFIIATILRIPSAEGKKKAFSTCSAHLTVVVVFYGTILFMYGKPKSKDPLGEDKQDLSDKLTSLFYGVVTPMLNPIIYSLRNKDVKAAMKNLVHQ, from the exons ATGGAGCACATAAAACTGAAT ACCTCCCCTGTGGTGGGGTTCATTCTCCTGGGACTCTCAGCCCACCCAAGGCTGGAGAAAACATTCTTTGTGCTCATTCTACTGATGTACCTGGTGATCCTGCTGGGCAATGGGGTCCTCATCCTGGTGACCATCCTTGACTCCCACCTGCAcacgcccatgtacttcttcctggggAACCTCTCCTTCCTGGACATCTGCTACACaacctcctctgtccccctcattCTCGACAGCTTCCTGACCCCCAGGAAAACCATCTCTTTCTCAGCCTGTTTTGGGCAGATGTTTCTCTCCTTTGCCATGGGAGCTACAGAGTGTGTGCTTCTGGGCATGATGGCATTTgatcgctatgtggccatctgtaaCCCCCTGAGATACTCTATGGTCATGAACAAGGCTATATACATACCCATGGCTGCTGGCTCCTGGGCAGCTGGTATCACCAACTCTGTAGTTCAGACATCCCAGGCTATGAGGCTGCCCTTCTGTGGGGACAATGTCATCAATCACTTCACCTGTGAGATCCTGGCTGTCCTGAAGTTGGCCTGTGCTGACATCTCCATCAATGTGATCAGCATGGTTGTGGCTAATGTGATTTTCCTGGGGGTCCCAGTTCTGTTCATTTTTGTCTCCTATGTATTCATCATTGCTACCATCCTGAGGATCCCCTCAgctgaggggaagaaaaaggccttctccacctgctctGCCCACCTCACAGTTGTGGTCGTCTTCTATGGAACCATCCTCTTCATGTATGGGAAGCCCAAATCCAAGGACCCCCTGGGGGAAGATAAGCAGGACCTTTCAGATAAGCTCACCTCCCTTTTCTATGGGGTGGTGACCCCCATGCTCAACCCCATCATCTACAGCCTAAGGAACAAGGATGTGAAGGCTGCCATGAAGAACCTGGTACATCAATAA
- the LOC123592805 gene encoding olfactory receptor 13C7-like isoform X2, protein MDRFNQTSPVVGFILLGLSAHPRLEKTFFVLILLMYLVILLGNGVLILVTILDSHLHTPMYFFLGNLSFLDICYTTSSVPLILDSFLTPRKTISFSACFGQMFLSFAMGATECVLLGMMAFDRYVAICNPLRYSMVMNKAIYIPMAAGSWAAGITNSVVQTSQAMRLPFCGDNVINHFTCEILAVLKLACADISINVISMVVANVIFLGVPVLFIFVSYVFIIATILRIPSAEGKKKAFSTCSAHLTVVVVFYGTILFMYGKPKSKDPLGEDKQDLSDKLTSLFYGVVTPMLNPIIYSLRNKDVKAAMKNLVHQ, encoded by the coding sequence ATGGACAGGTTCAATCAGACCTCCCCTGTGGTGGGGTTCATTCTCCTGGGACTCTCAGCCCACCCAAGGCTGGAGAAAACATTCTTTGTGCTCATTCTACTGATGTACCTGGTGATCCTGCTGGGCAATGGGGTCCTCATCCTGGTGACCATCCTTGACTCCCACCTGCAcacgcccatgtacttcttcctggggAACCTCTCCTTCCTGGACATCTGCTACACaacctcctctgtccccctcattCTCGACAGCTTCCTGACCCCCAGGAAAACCATCTCTTTCTCAGCCTGTTTTGGGCAGATGTTTCTCTCCTTTGCCATGGGAGCTACAGAGTGTGTGCTTCTGGGCATGATGGCATTTgatcgctatgtggccatctgtaaCCCCCTGAGATACTCTATGGTCATGAACAAGGCTATATACATACCCATGGCTGCTGGCTCCTGGGCAGCTGGTATCACCAACTCTGTAGTTCAGACATCCCAGGCTATGAGGCTGCCCTTCTGTGGGGACAATGTCATCAATCACTTCACCTGTGAGATCCTGGCTGTCCTGAAGTTGGCCTGTGCTGACATCTCCATCAATGTGATCAGCATGGTTGTGGCTAATGTGATTTTCCTGGGGGTCCCAGTTCTGTTCATTTTTGTCTCCTATGTATTCATCATTGCTACCATCCTGAGGATCCCCTCAgctgaggggaagaaaaaggccttctccacctgctctGCCCACCTCACAGTTGTGGTCGTCTTCTATGGAACCATCCTCTTCATGTATGGGAAGCCCAAATCCAAGGACCCCCTGGGGGAAGATAAGCAGGACCTTTCAGATAAGCTCACCTCCCTTTTCTATGGGGTGGTGACCCCCATGCTCAACCCCATCATCTACAGCCTAAGGAACAAGGATGTGAAGGCTGCCATGAAGAACCTGGTACATCAATAA